The following coding sequences lie in one Rhizobium binae genomic window:
- a CDS encoding LysR family transcriptional regulator: MIQSIDLRTLKAFATVAREGNVTRAAERLHITQPAVTLQLKRLAADTGLTLFRRTSTGLELTQEGALLAAKAEQVLAALTDFGQTAGHLATRVRGKLRIGTIIDPEFTRLGAFLKALIESGPGIETTLRHGMSGDVPEGLRRNELDAGFFLGDPRDYDPAAELSDESATKLFYGSELAQLTYRVVAPPSLASFVRGADWVQLASLPWIGTPPASVHNRLLARLFTDLGLRQNIVSQVDQEASMVAMVRTGVGLSLCRESIALHEQQAHGLFIADAVKISTTLSFICMEARRGDPTVVAAFDAIRRVWG; encoded by the coding sequence ATGATTCAGTCGATTGACCTCAGAACCTTGAAGGCATTCGCCACAGTCGCGCGCGAGGGCAACGTCACGCGCGCCGCGGAGCGATTGCACATCACCCAGCCTGCCGTTACCCTGCAATTGAAGCGCCTTGCCGCCGATACCGGGCTCACCTTGTTCCGACGGACCTCCACTGGTCTGGAGCTGACGCAGGAGGGGGCTCTCCTTGCTGCCAAGGCCGAGCAGGTCTTGGCAGCACTCACGGATTTTGGGCAGACGGCCGGGCATTTGGCAACACGCGTGCGGGGGAAACTCCGGATCGGCACCATCATCGACCCGGAGTTCACACGCTTGGGTGCGTTTCTGAAGGCGTTGATCGAAAGTGGGCCAGGCATCGAGACGACGCTGCGTCATGGCATGAGCGGCGATGTGCCCGAAGGGCTTCGGCGAAATGAACTCGATGCCGGATTCTTCCTAGGAGACCCAAGGGACTACGATCCTGCAGCCGAGCTTTCTGACGAAAGTGCCACCAAACTGTTTTATGGCAGCGAACTGGCACAACTGACCTATCGCGTCGTTGCCCCGCCGTCACTTGCAAGCTTCGTCCGTGGTGCGGATTGGGTACAGTTGGCATCACTGCCATGGATCGGCACACCGCCCGCCTCGGTGCACAACCGGCTGCTGGCGCGCCTGTTCACCGATCTTGGCCTGCGCCAGAACATCGTCTCCCAGGTTGATCAGGAAGCGTCGATGGTCGCCATGGTCCGCACGGGCGTTGGCTTGAGCCTCTGCCGCGAGTCGATCGCTCTCCACGAACAACAGGCCCACGGGCTCTTCATCGCCGATGCGGTGAAAATTTCGACGACATTGAGCTTCATATGCATGGAAGCTCGTAGGGGTGATCCCACCGTTGTGGCCGCATTTGATGCAATCAGACGTGTTTGGGGTTGA